The Leptospira koniambonensis genome window below encodes:
- a CDS encoding FG-GAP-like repeat-containing protein translates to MFRTGRYYVIIIFCSAILLLAWNPLRPIYSFFSTLFGLETEIPLPFPDVSVNSYGKPGFSLSIQVPPGAGDVVPAINIQYSGSSSGILGKGWSLGGFPQISKNPNLGVHFGSSDGFTSSQFGEMVSDVSGNYKFKFESFSKTEFDGSAWKVRDKNGIIYEYGKNISGGSNSRLDSDGAPIVFYLDKVRDRFGNGYDIQYDTENLQSADVLPKEIVYARGNGRILFIYEDGSERFGEKIFFLTKSFSRKKRLEKIEVYAKDSSGSENLSEIYEFDYDVINGETFLSSFHRKNYKPIVFSYSNGSNQAQYVKSSGKTFQNSYRASDPSVRTFCDATASACACTADWGCIVASQYSAPSICQAGIENFQDICTNGVEMSFAVPADIDGDGSPEMIRILGNMDSQKFSVSKLSSWDNENLDPISMSGETKGSPIGVTTEGKIFPGDFNGDGKTDFLVLKSNGAKGIVYYGPDLNSVEYSELIAENLRQTKPYHFLADVNGDGKTDILQAKTSTKIQIYLSTGSGFQKSQLLNITDPGNSFQGFADMDRNGVPDLLRISGTSDPRLIVTFYDFKDGNLVELEETEISRSSFGNDGDQFISDLNGDGYPDFAFFSGATSQGTIHYYPFDGRKFRTNGGGAFQTVNVNGAYASKEKQNSSSDTQVYVEIDLTGDGIKDRVTYNYSDLSNPFFTVEVYDTSASGYLPGFSLYWNQDLPKDLNGDGVPDILRANVSTTEEPDNEDEDSLPQIITVRNFSINITNITYYEISIDLKDYLSASDSSGTPSENAYFNWRNKKEFIDLNGDGRADFLRYDSSESKLIVSYSKTDSDGNLFYSADGDESWVTGGYLLPLDINGDGKPELLGLNGDKRPMRYSIPSGIPFVNTVAYRQFSYESNLELHLLKFRPGIPAGLLTKIENGSYVSDGNVSAELEYVLSKNHPTANGLAVADPDHPEILPLVFPDFLTVKLSQKSGTTIFGENSYKYFSSRFYRGGFRNSGYLGFQKVEEKNTISNSITETKYESPFLEAAGIPTSQTKFKNGIKISESYKNFQKSFSSNGGVQIQETDSLENVYQSGQLFQSSTVTKTYDSYGNIIRKDTSINGTTASEKVSYLNDWIEGVLGKPQDIQVLKNGELVSHRIIEYSNFQISGVKEEMSPGIWKTESIQAYDSFGNPNLVKESNGNLVTIEYDNILHKFPLKITNGLGQVTLKSYDFSNGLELSSTDENGRISRTEYDSHGRPSKSYLPGENDWSEKIEYENTGDLENQLVRKIFRRSNGETWQEDLSNNITKISKRRSSLVNGYILVEETRLNLEGQVTRKIDPYIEGSNPFSWTDYTYDQAGNQIKSERNDGTVIESETSGLIFKTRELLNGNLIKETVEEKNSLGQVISSTQQGKTTRYSYDSAGRISEIIDPENGTTYIETDFGGRKTKVIHPDSGKIEYEYDPNSGKLSKQKYQNGSSLQYFYDSLGRVSQVKGDSPETGAVYYTYEYDDPEKENGIGRLTKVTDPLGTTEFGYDIRGNQNLLIKKLTEEDLSFVIRKKFNLQNQIEETIYPDGSISKNLYSEAGFLSGIILTPGDGSGSDFPIVQYQGPILEDGELKIQRQLGNGVRTDIYYDLIKRRPSRFVSVKDTEIYQNIEYNYDQFGNYLSIQDKKNPVRTQNFQYDSVNRLVAASGVYGTEEYTYSDSGKLLQKGNLSYFYENPSHKNAVTKVTGQNHSYQYSYDGSGNIISRNGESFRYDPFQKLKEIKTEDQDSIRFDYDFSGTRIRKTKSSDSTKTISLGGLYEVVISPGKSPQHTLYFRGNSGDLVAQWTRTDAVLVNYQDGSASSRISGIETTWKTLAWAAKDNSIRGIKYLFLVPGTNLGFLYITILLGFGFGLLSFREGVWRSVLKFTSPILIVSFSNCSILMPGGNGNPPWLIPPQFDSNTPNVNTPYEPGGPGSGAGLPVGGFLFLHPDHLGSITMATDGNGNRIAGGDQGGASHISYKPYGEIQRNDSSGPDVFRYKYNGQEEDKETGLYYFKARYYDPLIGRFLQADSVMDTTRPMGMDLYMYTEGNPVRYTDPSGNSILSSFLERNGLGFLNFNISLSTFFRNAFYVSSQRWSDAGLGIAMALNPVGIVGTALGAGAVASMAATTAIATGLGLALGAGIAAAGVVALASAAAFTLGSTVAVVAAASGVAAGTLATGLAASAAGTAVLIALAALAVASILAITALVAAIGTALLVSALIPILAFTGLGVGLGLLGTTLSPFTLQAYIAGGFSKSSFNNIHWDEQNARTAACYAVVGQVAAMAGFAGYYVYTAVVGQASVIGTILKYGGYASSAKSALEKDWSSVGTDLLGYGIQLIWNVSIPLGLIVKGGAAAQQACGGTL, encoded by the coding sequence ATGTTTAGAACCGGAAGATATTATGTAATTATTATATTTTGTAGTGCAATTCTGCTTTTAGCTTGGAATCCTCTACGCCCGATTTACTCTTTTTTTTCCACATTATTTGGATTAGAAACAGAGATACCTCTCCCATTTCCGGACGTTAGTGTAAACTCTTATGGGAAACCTGGGTTTTCACTTTCTATCCAGGTTCCTCCTGGAGCAGGGGATGTAGTTCCTGCAATTAATATCCAATATTCAGGATCTTCTTCCGGGATTTTAGGCAAGGGTTGGTCCTTGGGTGGATTTCCTCAGATCTCTAAAAACCCAAACTTAGGTGTTCATTTTGGTTCTTCCGATGGATTCACTTCTTCTCAATTTGGTGAGATGGTCTCAGATGTTAGTGGGAATTATAAATTCAAATTCGAAAGTTTTTCTAAAACAGAATTTGATGGTTCCGCATGGAAGGTCCGAGATAAGAACGGTATTATTTACGAATACGGTAAAAATATTTCTGGAGGTTCAAATTCTAGATTGGATTCAGATGGAGCTCCTATCGTTTTCTATTTGGATAAGGTCAGAGATAGATTCGGGAATGGTTATGATATCCAATATGATACTGAAAATTTACAATCAGCTGATGTTTTACCAAAAGAGATTGTATACGCCAGAGGGAATGGACGGATCCTTTTTATCTATGAGGACGGGTCAGAAAGATTTGGAGAAAAAATATTCTTCCTGACAAAATCATTTTCTCGAAAGAAAAGATTAGAAAAAATTGAAGTATATGCAAAAGACTCTTCAGGTTCTGAAAATTTAAGCGAGATCTACGAGTTCGATTATGATGTTATAAACGGAGAAACATTTCTTTCTTCTTTCCATCGCAAAAATTATAAACCAATTGTATTCTCTTATTCGAACGGATCGAATCAGGCCCAATACGTAAAATCTTCCGGAAAAACATTCCAAAATTCTTATAGAGCATCTGACCCGAGTGTAAGGACTTTTTGCGATGCTACTGCTTCGGCCTGCGCTTGCACTGCTGATTGGGGTTGTATAGTTGCAAGTCAATACAGTGCTCCTTCTATTTGCCAGGCAGGAATCGAAAATTTCCAGGATATTTGTACGAACGGAGTGGAAATGTCTTTTGCAGTTCCCGCGGATATAGATGGGGACGGAAGTCCTGAAATGATCCGCATTTTGGGAAATATGGACAGCCAAAAATTTTCAGTCTCTAAACTTTCTTCTTGGGATAATGAAAACTTAGATCCAATCTCTATGAGCGGGGAAACGAAAGGAAGTCCAATCGGAGTCACAACAGAAGGTAAAATTTTTCCGGGAGATTTTAATGGAGACGGTAAGACTGACTTCTTAGTTCTAAAGTCAAATGGTGCTAAAGGGATCGTGTATTATGGTCCCGATCTAAATTCAGTAGAATATTCTGAACTGATCGCAGAGAATTTGCGACAAACTAAACCTTATCATTTTTTAGCTGATGTAAATGGAGATGGTAAGACAGATATTTTGCAGGCAAAAACTTCTACCAAAATCCAAATTTATCTTTCTACGGGTTCGGGTTTCCAAAAATCACAATTATTGAATATTACAGATCCAGGAAATTCTTTCCAAGGATTTGCGGATATGGATAGGAATGGGGTTCCAGATCTACTTAGGATCAGTGGGACATCTGATCCAAGATTGATCGTAACATTCTACGATTTTAAAGATGGAAATTTGGTAGAATTAGAAGAAACAGAAATTTCAAGATCCTCCTTTGGAAATGATGGAGACCAATTCATTTCGGATCTAAATGGAGATGGTTATCCAGATTTTGCATTTTTCTCAGGTGCTACAAGCCAAGGGACTATTCATTATTATCCATTCGATGGAAGAAAATTTAGAACGAATGGCGGTGGAGCATTCCAAACTGTTAATGTAAATGGAGCTTATGCTTCGAAAGAAAAACAAAACTCTTCTTCTGATACTCAGGTATATGTAGAAATTGATCTTACTGGGGATGGAATTAAGGATAGGGTTACATATAATTATTCTGATCTTAGTAATCCATTTTTTACGGTAGAAGTTTATGATACTTCAGCTTCTGGTTATCTTCCCGGTTTTTCTTTATATTGGAATCAAGATTTACCCAAAGACTTAAATGGAGATGGGGTTCCAGATATTCTTCGGGCAAATGTAAGCACTACAGAAGAGCCGGATAATGAGGATGAAGATTCTCTTCCTCAGATCATAACTGTTCGGAATTTTTCAATAAATATTACAAATATCACATATTATGAAATCTCTATTGATCTGAAAGATTATCTCTCTGCTTCAGACTCCTCCGGAACTCCTTCAGAGAATGCTTATTTCAATTGGAGAAATAAAAAAGAATTCATAGATCTAAACGGAGATGGAAGAGCTGATTTTTTGAGATACGATTCTTCTGAATCTAAGCTGATCGTTTCTTATTCTAAAACCGATTCAGATGGAAATTTATTTTATTCTGCGGATGGGGATGAGTCTTGGGTGACTGGAGGGTATCTTCTCCCATTAGATATCAATGGAGATGGAAAGCCTGAACTTTTAGGTCTAAATGGTGATAAAAGACCTATGCGATATTCTATACCGTCTGGTATTCCATTTGTGAATACAGTTGCGTATAGACAATTTTCCTATGAATCCAATTTAGAATTACATCTTTTGAAATTTCGTCCTGGTATTCCCGCAGGTCTTTTGACTAAGATTGAAAACGGTTCTTATGTTTCGGATGGAAATGTAAGTGCCGAGTTGGAATATGTACTTTCTAAAAATCATCCAACTGCAAATGGACTAGCTGTAGCTGATCCGGATCATCCTGAAATTCTTCCTTTAGTGTTTCCTGATTTTCTTACAGTAAAACTTTCTCAAAAATCTGGAACTACGATCTTTGGAGAAAATTCATATAAGTATTTTTCTTCCAGATTTTATAGAGGTGGATTCAGGAATTCTGGATATTTGGGGTTCCAGAAGGTAGAAGAGAAAAATACAATTTCAAACTCTATTACGGAAACGAAATATGAGTCTCCGTTTTTGGAAGCGGCCGGAATTCCTACATCTCAGACAAAATTTAAAAATGGGATCAAAATTTCAGAATCTTATAAAAACTTCCAAAAATCTTTTTCTTCAAATGGCGGAGTTCAGATCCAAGAAACAGATAGTTTAGAGAATGTATATCAGTCAGGACAGTTATTCCAATCTTCGACGGTAACAAAAACCTACGATAGTTATGGGAATATTATTCGCAAAGATACGAGCATTAATGGTACCACTGCGAGCGAAAAAGTTTCTTATTTGAATGATTGGATTGAAGGTGTACTCGGAAAACCTCAAGATATCCAAGTTTTGAAAAATGGGGAATTAGTTTCTCATCGAATAATAGAATATTCTAATTTTCAAATATCTGGGGTGAAAGAGGAGATGAGCCCTGGCATTTGGAAAACTGAATCTATCCAAGCATACGATTCTTTTGGAAATCCAAATCTTGTAAAAGAGTCTAACGGAAATTTAGTCACTATAGAATATGATAATATTCTACATAAATTCCCTCTTAAGATAACCAATGGTTTGGGCCAGGTCACATTAAAATCATATGATTTTTCGAATGGTTTGGAATTATCCAGCACGGACGAAAACGGGAGAATTTCCAGGACGGAATACGATTCCCATGGAAGGCCGTCAAAAAGTTATCTACCTGGGGAAAACGATTGGTCTGAAAAAATCGAATATGAAAATACCGGGGACCTAGAGAATCAGCTTGTCCGAAAAATCTTCCGTCGTAGTAATGGAGAGACTTGGCAGGAAGATTTGAGTAATAATATTACTAAGATTTCTAAACGAAGAAGCAGCCTTGTGAACGGATATATTCTGGTTGAGGAAACTCGCCTGAATTTAGAGGGTCAGGTCACCAGGAAAATCGATCCGTATATAGAAGGTTCCAATCCTTTCTCCTGGACGGATTATACGTATGACCAAGCTGGCAACCAAATCAAAAGTGAAAGAAATGATGGAACAGTAATCGAATCTGAAACTAGTGGTTTGATCTTTAAGACCAGGGAGCTTCTTAACGGAAATCTAATTAAAGAAACCGTTGAGGAGAAAAATTCACTGGGCCAGGTAATTTCTTCTACACAACAAGGAAAGACCACGCGTTATTCTTATGATTCCGCAGGAAGAATTTCTGAGATCATCGATCCTGAAAACGGGACCACATATATTGAAACAGATTTCGGAGGAAGAAAGACCAAGGTTATTCATCCCGACTCTGGAAAGATAGAATATGAGTATGATCCTAATTCTGGAAAATTATCCAAACAAAAATATCAGAACGGCTCTAGTTTACAATATTTCTATGATAGTTTAGGTAGAGTTTCCCAAGTTAAGGGGGATTCTCCTGAAACAGGTGCAGTATATTATACATATGAATATGATGATCCAGAAAAAGAGAATGGGATCGGACGATTAACTAAGGTTACGGACCCGCTTGGAACAACTGAATTTGGATACGATATAAGAGGGAACCAAAATTTACTCATAAAAAAATTAACGGAAGAGGATCTAAGTTTTGTAATTCGTAAAAAATTTAATCTTCAAAATCAGATAGAAGAAACCATTTACCCCGACGGAAGTATTTCGAAAAACTTATATTCCGAAGCAGGATTTCTTTCCGGGATTATATTAACTCCTGGAGATGGAAGCGGTTCAGATTTTCCAATCGTTCAATACCAAGGACCAATATTGGAAGATGGAGAACTAAAGATCCAAAGACAATTGGGGAATGGTGTCAGAACGGATATATATTATGATTTAATAAAACGAAGACCTAGCAGATTTGTTTCCGTTAAAGATACAGAAATTTATCAGAACATAGAGTATAATTACGACCAATTCGGAAATTATCTTTCTATCCAGGATAAAAAGAATCCCGTTAGGACACAAAATTTCCAATACGACTCTGTAAATAGATTGGTAGCAGCTTCTGGAGTTTATGGAACGGAAGAATATACATATTCTGATTCAGGAAAATTACTTCAAAAAGGAAATCTATCTTATTTTTACGAAAACCCTTCTCATAAGAATGCGGTTACCAAGGTAACTGGACAAAATCATTCTTACCAATATTCGTACGATGGTTCTGGAAATATCATTTCCAGGAATGGAGAAAGTTTTCGTTACGATCCTTTCCAAAAATTAAAAGAGATAAAAACAGAAGACCAAGATAGTATCCGATTCGATTATGATTTTTCGGGAACCAGGATACGAAAGACAAAATCCAGTGATTCCACCAAGACAATCAGTTTGGGCGGGTTGTATGAGGTCGTAATCTCTCCAGGAAAATCTCCACAGCATACATTATACTTCCGAGGAAACTCTGGAGATCTAGTCGCACAATGGACTAGAACAGATGCAGTACTTGTAAATTACCAAGATGGTAGCGCTTCTTCCCGAATCTCTGGAATAGAAACCACTTGGAAAACATTGGCATGGGCAGCGAAAGATAACTCAATTCGAGGGATTAAATATCTATTCTTAGTTCCAGGAACTAATTTAGGATTTTTGTATATAACGATTCTTTTAGGGTTTGGATTTGGACTTCTTTCCTTTAGGGAAGGCGTTTGGAGATCCGTCTTAAAGTTTACTTCTCCGATCTTGATCGTTTCTTTTTCTAACTGCTCGATTTTGATGCCTGGTGGTAATGGAAATCCTCCTTGGCTCATTCCTCCTCAATTCGATTCCAATACTCCTAATGTAAATACTCCATATGAACCTGGAGGGCCAGGTTCTGGAGCGGGACTTCCTGTCGGCGGTTTCTTATTTCTACATCCGGATCATTTAGGTTCTATCACGATGGCCACAGATGGAAATGGAAACCGGATCGCTGGTGGTGACCAGGGTGGAGCTTCACATATTTCTTATAAACCTTATGGAGAGATCCAGCGAAATGATTCCTCCGGACCTGATGTATTTCGTTATAAGTACAACGGACAAGAAGAAGATAAGGAAACAGGTCTCTATTATTTCAAAGCAAGATATTATGATCCTCTAATAGGAAGATTTTTGCAAGCAGACTCGGTCATGGACACAACAAGACCGATGGGAATGGACTTGTACATGTATACCGAAGGTAATCCAGTTAGATATACGGATCCAAGCGGGAACAGTATCTTGAGTAGTTTTTTGGAAAGAAATGGGCTCGGGTTTTTAAATTTTAATATTTCATTAAGTACCTTCTTTAGAAATGCATTTTATGTAAGTTCTCAACGTTGGAGTGACGCAGGCCTAGGTATTGCAATGGCGTTAAACCCAGTCGGCATAGTGGGTACTGCTTTAGGAGCTGGGGCAGTGGCTTCGATGGCTGCGACTACTGCAATTGCTACTGGGCTTGGACTTGCACTCGGAGCTGGAATTGCCGCTGCAGGAGTAGTGGCCTTGGCGAGTGCTGCTGCATTTACATTAGGCAGTACTGTCGCCGTTGTGGCTGCAGCTTCCGGTGTTGCCGCTGGTACTCTTGCTACTGGACTAGCTGCGTCTGCGGCGGGAACAGCAGTGCTTATTGCTTTAGCCGCATTAGCAGTTGCATCCATTTTAGCAATTACTGCACTCGTGGCTGCAATTGGGACTGCTCTTCTTGTGAGCGCTCTCATTCCTATTTTAGCATTCACAGGATTAGGTGTTGGATTAGGGCTCCTAGGTACTACGTTGTCTCCTTTTACTCTTCAAGCATACATCGCAGGTGGATTTTCTAAATCAAGTTTCAATAATATACATTGGGACGAGCAGAACGCGAGAACTGCCGCGTGTTATGCAGTAGTGGGGCAGGTGGCTGCGATGGCAGGATTTGCTGGATATTATGTTTATACAGCTGTTGTCGGGCAAGCTTCGGTAATTGGAACAATTCTTAAATATGGTGGTTATGCCTCCTCAGCAAAAAGTGCTTTAGAGAAAGACTGGTCATCGGTCGGCACTGATCTCTTAGGTTATGGAATTCAACTTATTTGGAACGTCTCGATCCCTCTTGGTTTAATCGTAAAAGGTGGAGCTGCAGCTCAACAAGCTTGCGGAGGAACTTTGTGA
- a CDS encoding TIGR04452 family lipoprotein codes for MKRIYIVMLILLSVANCLAIDTLGLTDTYKGDVAKEKLLAAAKIGDYLTATAYFTDQGYTGSELDSYVVAQVVLVSLIDEAVFNIDESKYYKKKDVDKCAQVIQYLGVIVDYDSFTTFTTNRTCRLSPNDMFFDQNIGNSSNSGS; via the coding sequence ATGAAAAGAATCTACATAGTTATGTTGATCTTACTTTCTGTTGCGAATTGTCTCGCGATAGATACATTAGGATTAACTGATACTTATAAGGGAGATGTTGCAAAAGAAAAATTGTTAGCAGCTGCCAAAATAGGAGATTATTTGACTGCCACTGCATATTTTACTGATCAAGGTTATACAGGATCTGAATTAGATTCTTATGTAGTTGCACAGGTCGTACTTGTTTCTTTGATAGATGAGGCAGTTTTTAATATAGATGAATCTAAATATTACAAAAAGAAAGACGTGGACAAATGTGCTCAAGTGATCCAATATTTAGGAGTCATAGTGGATTATGATTCTTTTACAACATTCACGACCAATCGAACTTGCCGTTTAAGTCCGAATGATATGTTCTTTGATCAAAATATTGGTAATAGCTCGAATAGCGGTAGTTGA
- a CDS encoding TetR/AcrR family transcriptional regulator — MKIATSGSRRQDNKTKNRNAILNAARRVFATIGFEACSTREIIRESGLAQGTFYNYYKDKESVMQDIADELAEGIRKGIREARAKAETPLAFLSDAYYAVFHVMMQERIHLDLLTRNRDIIRGYLFQGGSMTYILEELDSDLERMVGQGGFPAHPIRITSVMMVAAGFEAMVLLAKEDGYNLRKLSDYLGLLFQGGITNVSTVIQEDKELLEG; from the coding sequence ATGAAAATAGCAACTTCAGGGTCCAGAAGACAGGACAATAAAACAAAAAATAGGAACGCGATCCTAAACGCAGCCCGCAGGGTTTTTGCTACGATAGGATTCGAGGCATGCTCTACTAGAGAAATTATCAGAGAAAGTGGTCTTGCACAAGGCACATTCTATAATTATTATAAAGATAAAGAATCTGTAATGCAAGATATCGCAGATGAATTAGCAGAAGGTATCCGGAAAGGAATTAGAGAGGCCAGAGCAAAAGCAGAAACTCCTCTCGCTTTCTTAAGCGATGCATATTACGCAGTTTTCCATGTGATGATGCAGGAAAGAATCCATTTGGATCTATTGACCAGGAACAGAGACATTATACGTGGTTATTTATTCCAAGGTGGTTCCATGACCTATATCTTGGAAGAATTGGACAGTGACCTAGAAAGAATGGTGGGACAAGGCGGCTTCCCTGCACATCCAATCCGGATCACTTCAGTCATGATGGTGGCAGCAGGCTTTGAGGCGATGGTACTTCTTGCAAAAGAGGACGGCTATAATCTTAGAAAATTATCCGATTATCTTGGCCTTCTTTTCCAAGGAGGGATCACTAATGTTTCCACAGTGATCCAAGAAGATAAGGAGTTGCTGGAGGGCTAA
- a CDS encoding phytoene desaturase family protein, translated as MDFSSEEYDICIIGSGPNGLAAASVLAGSGLSVLILEASDTIGGGLRTKELTLPGFHHDVCSAAHPMGILSPYLKTLPLEKHGLKWIEPEASVAHPLDGESAVLLKLSLEETAKELGADKKSYIKLISPFLKNPEGLLSDALAPLGIPKHPFLLAKFGLLGILPAKSLANFWFKEERAKALFAGCAGHSIFPLEKFLSGALGLLFSLTGHVRSWPVVQGGSVMIAKSLESYLKGFGVKFQTNYKVSSLSQLPKTKAVLFDTSPDQLGSVAGNTLSSSYISRISSYKYGPGVFKMDWALDGPIPWKDPNCLKASTVHIGGKLSEIAKAESEVWSGKHPDRPYMLVVQQSQFDPTRAPKGKHTGYAYCHVPSGSTKDMTAILENQIERFAPGFKDRILARHSMNTKDFYSYNLNYVGGAITGGAADLPQAFFRPIARMNPYTTPNPHIYICSGSTPPGGGVHGMCGYYAAKTVLKKIHKLKSIRYSK; from the coding sequence ATGGATTTCAGCTCCGAAGAATATGATATTTGTATCATAGGATCCGGCCCGAACGGATTGGCTGCGGCCTCCGTTTTGGCGGGTTCTGGACTTTCAGTTTTAATATTGGAAGCTTCGGATACGATAGGCGGCGGCTTACGAACGAAAGAGTTAACCTTGCCAGGTTTTCATCATGATGTTTGTTCCGCTGCTCATCCTATGGGAATTTTATCCCCTTATTTAAAAACACTTCCTTTGGAAAAACACGGACTCAAATGGATTGAACCAGAAGCTTCCGTGGCCCACCCTTTGGATGGAGAATCTGCAGTATTATTAAAATTATCATTAGAAGAAACTGCGAAAGAATTAGGTGCAGATAAAAAATCCTATATAAAACTGATCTCTCCATTTCTAAAAAATCCAGAAGGACTATTATCTGATGCGTTAGCTCCTCTTGGCATTCCAAAACATCCTTTCTTATTAGCAAAGTTTGGTTTATTGGGCATTCTTCCTGCAAAATCACTCGCAAACTTTTGGTTTAAAGAAGAAAGAGCCAAGGCATTATTCGCAGGCTGCGCTGGACATTCTATTTTTCCATTAGAGAAGTTCTTAAGTGGAGCACTCGGACTTTTGTTTTCTTTGACTGGGCATGTTCGTTCTTGGCCAGTAGTACAAGGCGGATCGGTGATGATCGCGAAATCTCTGGAGTCTTATTTGAAAGGATTCGGAGTAAAATTCCAAACCAATTATAAGGTTTCCAGCTTATCACAACTTCCTAAAACAAAGGCGGTTCTATTTGATACAAGTCCTGATCAATTAGGGTCAGTTGCAGGAAATACATTATCTTCTTCTTATATTAGCAGGATCTCATCTTATAAATATGGACCTGGAGTATTCAAGATGGATTGGGCTTTAGATGGACCGATTCCTTGGAAAGATCCAAATTGTTTAAAGGCATCTACAGTTCATATAGGTGGAAAATTATCTGAAATAGCGAAAGCAGAATCAGAAGTATGGTCAGGAAAACATCCGGATCGTCCTTATATGTTGGTAGTTCAACAAAGCCAATTTGATCCTACCAGAGCGCCTAAAGGAAAACATACCGGATATGCATATTGCCATGTTCCTTCAGGTTCTACAAAGGATATGACTGCAATTTTAGAAAATCAGATCGAAAGATTCGCGCCTGGATTCAAGGACAGAATATTAGCCAGACATTCCATGAATACAAAGGACTTTTATTCTTATAATTTAAACTATGTGGGCGGAGCAATCACTGGGGGAGCAGCAGATCTTCCTCAGGCATTCTTCAGACCAATCGCAAGAATGAATCCATACACCACTCCAAATCCTCATATTTATATTTGTTCCGGATCCACACCTCCTGGAGGAGGAGTACATGGAATGTGCGGTTACTACGCAGCCAAAACAGTATTAAAAAAAATTCATAAACTAAAATCGATTCGTTATTCAAAATGA